From Diospyros lotus cultivar Yz01 chromosome 4, ASM1463336v1, whole genome shotgun sequence, a single genomic window includes:
- the LOC127799690 gene encoding uncharacterized protein LOC127799690: protein MAPKRQTRWPIGSMSHSIDSHHNDSQSIPSHHPTPNPVPSHPQHLEEDLIHSQSNPQNSHSQQGTSSMSSTTKKGRGISKQISKWGKEKIYIEFDAEGQPIGEMATKLETQLGVMVRSIAPLTFIDWRSPGMEPYKELIWQEVLDNTDVPTIWRSICLQHASKKWREYKATLKRHYDFHETDAARLSKIPPGVDPKQWKALVEYWGCEQAHVCMIYV, encoded by the exons ATGGCACCTAAGAGGCAGACTCGTTGGCCAATTGGATCCATGTCACATAGTATAGATTCGCACCACAATGATTCACAGTCAATTCCATCCCATCATCCAACCCCAAACCCAGTCCCGTCACATCCCCAGCATCTTGAAGAGGACTtgatccactcacaatccaacccCCAAAACTCACATAGTCAGCAAG GTACAAGCTCTATGTCATCTACGACcaaaaaaggaagaggaatatcaaaacaaatttcaaagtggggaaaggaaaagatttatattgaatttgatgctgAAGGACAACCAATTGGGGAGATGGCAACTAAGTTGGAAACCCAACTAGGTGTGATGGTAAGGAGTATTGCTCCCCTTACATTTATTGATTGGAGGTCACCGGGGATGGAACCATATAAGGAGCTCATCTGGCAAGAGGTCTTG GATAACACTGATGTACCCACAATATGGAGATCAATTTGCTTGCAACAtgcttccaagaagtggagagagtaCAAAGCCACCTTGAAGAGGCATTATGATTTCCATGAGACAGATGCGGCTCGTCTGTCAAAAATACCGCCTGGGGTGGACCCAAAACAGTGGAAGGCTCTTGTGGAGTATTGGGGATGTGAGCAAGCACAtgtatgtatgatttatgtatga
- the LOC127800725 gene encoding uncharacterized protein LOC127800725 produces the protein MFLKEQMDERLSQILTDEQTPDSLEDVFTQILGKDGHGRVRMGGLGTCPTKVRQRQQYQVPQEQYDQMRVQITVELEEKFQVQIQSQVQMQVCAILEAMGHTPPALDNTPQPRQSSSHASASATHASTPSPEAECAGLSTPECDHYLEIEKI, from the exons atgtttcttaaggaacaaatggatgaaaggttGTCACAAATACTCACTGATGAACAAACCCCAGATTCGCTAGAGGatgtctttactcaaatactagGCAAAGATGGGCATGGCAGGGTAAGGATGGGAGGACTTGGAACATGCCCAACTAAGGTTAGACAAAGACAACAGTATCAGGTGCCCCAAGAGCAGTATGACCAAATGCGTGTGCAAATTACTGTCgagctagaagaaaaatttcaagttcaaatccaaagtcaagttcaAATGCAAGTTTGTGCAATACTTGAGGCAATGGGACATACACCACCGGCTCTAGACAATACACCACAACCGAGACAG tcATCCTCACATGCTAGTGCTTCTGCCACACATGCAAGCACACCATCACCCGAAGCTGAATGCGCTGGATTATCGACACCAGAATGTGATCATTATTTAGAG atcgaaaaaatatga